A part of Solibacillus sp. FSL H8-0538 genomic DNA contains:
- a CDS encoding EAL domain-containing protein, with amino-acid sequence MTKEQIYNPNSELLNLAPFPSFIVNLHGHVVDWNESNTQLFGYTTANFTSSSEKSITDTLFSPVREGIWHTIVQSTQTLRFDHIQVLAKNEQLIDVSIITKPGIFNNEAAVYILCLPTGLIRTLDDQQQLLMDLMNGIHSSFMMVTLDNEGFIINSNQQFLKASHWTPKRVLGKTIWQLFPSKESSVKIVKNIWKTLNNGQIWQGEVEKLTKDEQPYWVYLTAIPTISQNSENTRFLLIEKDITKDKMIQLQLEKIAYIDTETGLMNAHRLEQVITEMTADGRHFSFVYMSIDKFYTIKDLHDDNAGNNLILEFTKRLKMYFQDSTMARINENEFVVITPLPEWFTQGFLHYLQQHPIYNGNIAVPISISGGITRFPEDQSTFSQMMKASLATINTVRQAGGDSIVSLSKATHQALNRKSIVEKRLLLALDQKNLKVLYQPQLDLNTGKITAVEALVRWDDEVIGVVSPDELIPIAEETGLINNIGSFMIEKACEQALAWRDAGIDLKVSINSSVREFRDKNMAKSILETLERTGCPANLLQIEITEKFALEAEAETSIIKQMRALENKGIIFALDDFGTGYASFRYMQLLPIQILKIDQTFTNSLLKSEKSQQLMHGMVQFGKSMNLTVVAEGVETTEQRQLLASYGCDAVQGYFISKPVSEKEIGSLYKMKK; translated from the coding sequence ATGACTAAAGAACAAATTTACAATCCGAATAGCGAATTATTGAATTTAGCTCCTTTCCCATCTTTTATTGTTAATTTACATGGACATGTAGTGGATTGGAATGAATCAAATACACAATTATTTGGCTACACAACAGCAAATTTTACATCGTCCTCTGAAAAATCCATTACCGATACGTTATTTTCACCAGTAAGAGAAGGTATATGGCACACGATTGTACAAAGTACACAAACGCTACGATTTGACCATATACAAGTTTTAGCGAAAAACGAACAGCTAATCGACGTCTCCATTATTACAAAACCTGGGATTTTTAATAATGAGGCAGCAGTATACATTCTTTGTCTACCAACTGGATTAATCCGTACATTGGATGATCAGCAACAGCTTTTAATGGACTTAATGAATGGAATCCACTCTTCGTTTATGATGGTGACACTAGACAATGAAGGTTTCATTATTAATAGCAATCAGCAATTTCTAAAGGCAAGTCACTGGACGCCAAAGCGTGTTCTAGGCAAAACCATCTGGCAGCTATTCCCAAGTAAAGAGAGCAGCGTAAAAATTGTTAAAAACATTTGGAAAACTTTAAATAACGGGCAAATTTGGCAAGGTGAGGTCGAAAAACTTACGAAGGATGAACAGCCTTACTGGGTTTACTTGACAGCTATCCCGACGATTAGCCAAAATTCAGAAAATACACGTTTCCTGCTTATTGAAAAGGATATTACTAAAGATAAAATGATCCAGCTTCAGCTTGAGAAAATCGCCTACATTGATACGGAAACAGGTTTAATGAATGCGCACCGCCTCGAGCAGGTAATTACTGAAATGACTGCAGATGGCCGCCATTTCTCGTTCGTTTATATGAGTATCGATAAGTTTTATACAATTAAAGACTTACACGATGACAACGCTGGCAATAATTTAATTCTTGAATTTACTAAGCGTTTAAAAATGTATTTCCAGGATAGTACAATGGCGCGTATTAACGAAAATGAATTCGTTGTCATTACGCCTCTTCCGGAGTGGTTTACACAGGGTTTCCTTCATTATTTACAGCAGCATCCGATTTATAACGGCAATATTGCTGTGCCAATTTCTATTAGTGGTGGCATTACGCGCTTCCCTGAAGATCAATCAACATTCTCACAAATGATGAAGGCCTCGCTCGCTACAATTAACACGGTGCGCCAAGCTGGTGGCGATAGCATTGTTTCACTATCAAAAGCAACGCATCAAGCGTTAAACCGAAAATCAATTGTAGAAAAACGACTACTACTTGCACTGGATCAAAAAAATCTAAAGGTTCTTTATCAGCCCCAATTAGATTTAAACACAGGAAAAATTACAGCAGTTGAGGCACTAGTACGTTGGGATGACGAGGTTATCGGAGTCGTTTCGCCCGATGAATTAATTCCAATCGCCGAAGAAACGGGCTTAATTAACAATATCGGGTCGTTCATGATCGAAAAAGCATGTGAACAGGCACTTGCTTGGCGTGATGCGGGCATTGATTTAAAAGTGAGTATAAACTCATCTGTACGAGAGTTCCGCGATAAAAATATGGCGAAATCTATTTTAGAAACGCTCGAACGCACAGGCTGTCCAGCAAATTTACTACAAATTGAAATTACTGAGAAATTTGCCTTGGAAGCAGAAGCGGAAACATCCATCATTAAGCAAATGCGCGCTCTTGAAAATAAAGGAATCATCTTTGCGCTAGATGATTTCGGTACTGGCTATGCATCGTTCCGCTATATGCAATTACTACCAATCCAAATTTTAAAGATTGACCAAACATTTACGAACTCACTGTTAAAATCAGAGAAATCCCAACAACTCATGCACGGTATGGTACAGTTCGGGAAATCAATGAACTTAACCGTTGTAGCAGAAGGTGTTGAAACTACCGAACAACGGCAGCTCCTTGCAAGCTATGGCTGTGACGCGGTTCAAGGCTACTTCATTAGCAAGCCCGTTTCTGAAAAAGAAATCGGATCCCTATATAAAATGAAAAAGTAA